A region of uncultured Desulfobacter sp. DNA encodes the following proteins:
- the treZ gene encoding malto-oligosyltrehalose trehalohydrolase, with translation MVDMRVWAPVACEVKLHSNNQVLAMEKNAGGWWHVDVPFMHHGVDYAYEVDSNGPFPDPRSFWQPNGIHGPSRWVDHSLFDWTDAGWQQPPLGSAVIYELHLGTFTPEGTCDAAILRLDHLVKLGITHVELMPVAQFSGSRGWGYDGVDLYAPHQAYGGPDGLKRLVDACHQRGLAVVLDVVYNHLGPAGNYLSQFGPYFTARYATPWGEAVNFDEPDSHEVRQFFVDNALMWLQEYHMDGLRIDAVHAILDTSAIHFLETLANAVKNLEAALGKHFVLIAESDLNDLRVVRSPAVGGYGIDAQWNEDFHHALHAVLTGENQGYYQDFGTLSQLARVLTNGLVYDGCYSVYRRRCHGRPATGLSGTQFVGCLQNHDQVGNRALGERTGRLLSLDLLKIGAALVLTSPFVPMLFQGEEWGASTPFLYFTDHQEPDLGEAVRRGRQKEFAAFGWEPEKIPDPQAEKTFLQSRPNWDELHQEPHNQILDWHQSLIKLRRRLPDLTDGRMEKICVFYDETQQWLIMTRGSVVVACNFSQVPQSVSCAGVKDKKTVLCSKKGLVAKEDTLLLPEGTVAILVG, from the coding sequence ATGGTTGATATGCGTGTCTGGGCACCTGTGGCCTGCGAAGTAAAATTACACAGCAATAACCAGGTGCTTGCCATGGAAAAAAATGCAGGGGGCTGGTGGCATGTGGATGTCCCTTTTATGCACCACGGCGTTGATTATGCGTATGAAGTGGACAGCAACGGACCTTTTCCTGATCCGCGCTCCTTCTGGCAGCCCAACGGGATACACGGGCCTTCCAGATGGGTGGACCATTCTCTTTTTGACTGGACCGATGCAGGCTGGCAGCAACCGCCCCTGGGATCAGCCGTTATCTACGAGCTGCACCTGGGAACTTTCACCCCAGAGGGAACATGTGATGCAGCCATTCTTCGCCTGGATCATCTGGTAAAACTGGGCATCACCCATGTGGAATTGATGCCGGTCGCACAGTTTTCCGGCAGTCGGGGATGGGGCTACGACGGGGTTGACCTGTATGCGCCCCACCAGGCCTACGGCGGCCCCGATGGGTTGAAACGCCTGGTGGATGCCTGTCATCAACGCGGCCTGGCTGTGGTGCTTGACGTGGTTTACAACCATCTGGGGCCTGCGGGAAATTATCTCAGTCAGTTTGGTCCTTATTTTACTGCCCGGTATGCGACACCCTGGGGTGAGGCTGTCAATTTTGATGAACCTGACAGCCATGAGGTGCGGCAATTCTTTGTGGACAATGCCCTGATGTGGCTGCAGGAGTATCATATGGATGGATTGCGCATTGACGCGGTTCATGCCATCCTGGATACATCTGCCATTCATTTTCTGGAAACGCTTGCCAATGCGGTAAAAAATCTGGAAGCCGCACTGGGCAAGCATTTTGTGCTCATCGCAGAAAGCGATCTGAATGACCTCCGGGTGGTGCGCTCGCCGGCGGTGGGTGGATACGGCATTGATGCCCAGTGGAACGAGGATTTTCACCATGCCCTGCACGCGGTTCTGACCGGCGAAAACCAGGGATATTATCAGGATTTCGGCACCTTGTCCCAACTGGCCAGGGTCCTGACCAATGGATTGGTGTATGACGGGTGTTATTCTGTTTACCGGCGTCGCTGTCATGGACGGCCCGCCACCGGGCTGAGTGGCACCCAATTTGTGGGATGTTTGCAAAACCATGACCAGGTGGGCAACCGCGCGCTTGGGGAGCGGACAGGCCGGCTGCTCTCCCTGGACCTGCTCAAAATCGGGGCTGCTCTGGTACTGACATCGCCTTTTGTGCCCATGCTGTTTCAAGGGGAAGAGTGGGGGGCATCAACTCCGTTTTTGTATTTTACCGATCACCAGGAACCTGATCTGGGGGAAGCGGTAAGGCGCGGACGACAAAAAGAGTTTGCCGCCTTTGGGTGGGAACCTGAAAAAATCCCTGATCCCCAGGCCGAAAAAACCTTTCTGCAGTCCAGGCCCAATTGGGATGAATTACACCAGGAGCCGCATAATCAAATTTTGGACTGGCATCAATCTCTTATCAAACTGCGGCGCCGCTTGCCGGATTTGACAGATGGCCGGATGGAAAAAATCTGTGTTTTTTATGATGAAACACAGCAATGGCTGATCATGACACGCGGATCTGTAGTGGTGGCCTGCAATTTTTCACAGGTGCCCCAATCTGTTTCATGTGCAGGTGTAAAAGATAAAAAAACGGTTCTGTGTTCAAAAAAAGGCCTGGTTGCAAAAGAAGATACCCTTTTACTGCCGGAAGGGACCGTCGCAATCTTAGTGGGTTAA
- the treY gene encoding malto-oligosyltrehalose synthase, which yields MKPEPVATYRLQMHPRFGFDQATEIVPYLYDLGISHLYTSPYLQAAAGSTHGYDIVDPTQVNEELGGTRAHALLCETLGAAGLGHMIDVVPNHMAIAGRRNAWWWHVLENGPSSCFAAFFDVDWNNGANRWPNKILLPVLEDHYGRILKAGQLRLSYTDGRVILHYHDHVFPVTQASVAQLLPKAGESCGSDDAVIAAEIARLNRDPDALDLLINQQHYRLAFWRMANTDLGYRRFFDIRDLAGIRVEDMTVFNAVHELPLAWVHKGWVQGLRIDHPDGLWDPAHYFYKLQKACPNAWVVVEKILEPGETLSSDWPVAGTTGYDFMNLAGGLLINPENADALTQCYAAFTGIQTNFSALVHDCKSLVLSQLLGSEIKRLTSLFERICEWHRCHRDYSRQQLRDALFETAVHFPVYRSYVSAAMNKVSQKDEHYVDAAIEGAIMARTDLDPELFSFLKDLLLLRIKGPLEAELAMRFQQLTGPAMAKGVEDTAFYRYHRLICLNEVGGDPGRFGVDLRQFHGACARAHTEHPLGLLASTTHDTKRSEDVRTRLALLSEIPEQWADAVCRWAGRNKRHRTGAFPDRNTEYLLYQTLVGAWPIDLKRISAYMEKAVKEAKAHTSWTTQNQPYERALADFIAAVMADKTFSSDLESFVADLVFPGRINSLAQTLIKLTAPGVPDIYQGTELWDLSLVDPDNRRPVDFALRRRLLTELPQFSPEQILAGMDMGLPKLWVIRQALHLRRSRPELFGPQAAYHPLYATGKKADHLVAFIRGQAVISLAPRLVMSLDNDWEDTLLELPRGKWHNILTEDATAGGPVRLKELLHRFPVGLLIQRK from the coding sequence ATGAAACCTGAACCTGTTGCAACCTATCGGCTGCAGATGCATCCCAGGTTCGGTTTTGACCAGGCCACAGAGATTGTACCCTATTTGTATGATCTTGGAATCAGCCATCTGTATACATCTCCATATCTCCAGGCGGCCGCCGGCAGTACCCACGGATATGATATTGTGGATCCCACACAGGTAAATGAGGAACTCGGGGGGACCCGGGCCCATGCCCTTTTGTGTGAGACCTTGGGTGCGGCAGGCCTTGGTCACATGATTGATGTGGTGCCCAACCATATGGCCATTGCAGGGCGCCGGAACGCCTGGTGGTGGCATGTGCTGGAGAACGGACCGTCCAGCTGTTTTGCCGCCTTTTTTGATGTGGATTGGAACAATGGTGCAAATCGCTGGCCCAACAAGATCCTCCTGCCGGTTCTGGAAGATCACTACGGCCGTATCCTTAAGGCCGGACAACTCCGGTTGTCATATACAGATGGCAGGGTTATCCTTCACTATCACGACCATGTATTTCCTGTGACCCAAGCCAGCGTGGCCCAATTATTGCCCAAAGCGGGTGAATCCTGTGGATCGGATGATGCAGTCATCGCCGCAGAGATTGCGCGCCTGAACCGTGATCCGGATGCCCTGGATCTGCTGATCAACCAGCAGCATTACCGGCTGGCTTTCTGGCGGATGGCGAACACAGACCTTGGATACCGCAGATTTTTCGACATCAGGGATCTGGCAGGCATAAGGGTTGAGGATATGACGGTGTTCAACGCGGTTCATGAGCTACCCCTGGCATGGGTGCACAAGGGATGGGTCCAGGGGCTGCGCATTGACCATCCGGACGGTTTGTGGGACCCGGCTCACTATTTTTACAAATTGCAGAAAGCCTGCCCCAATGCCTGGGTTGTTGTGGAAAAAATTCTTGAGCCCGGCGAAACGCTTTCTTCAGACTGGCCTGTTGCCGGCACCACGGGATATGATTTCATGAACCTTGCCGGGGGCCTGTTGATTAATCCTGAAAACGCGGATGCGCTGACACAATGTTATGCAGCGTTTACAGGTATTCAGACAAATTTTTCCGCCCTGGTCCATGACTGCAAAAGCCTGGTGCTTTCCCAGCTTTTGGGAAGTGAGATCAAACGGCTCACCAGCCTGTTTGAACGTATCTGTGAATGGCACCGGTGCCATCGGGATTATTCACGACAGCAATTGCGGGATGCACTGTTTGAGACAGCGGTTCATTTTCCGGTATACCGGTCTTATGTGTCTGCTGCCATGAATAAGGTTTCCCAAAAGGACGAACACTATGTCGACGCAGCCATTGAAGGTGCCATAATGGCGCGGACAGACCTGGACCCTGAACTTTTTTCATTTCTAAAAGATTTGCTGCTTCTGCGGATCAAAGGGCCTCTGGAAGCAGAACTGGCCATGCGGTTCCAGCAACTCACCGGTCCGGCCATGGCCAAGGGCGTGGAAGATACGGCCTTTTACCGCTACCACCGCCTGATCTGCCTCAATGAGGTGGGAGGAGATCCCGGCCGATTTGGTGTGGATCTGCGGCAGTTTCATGGGGCCTGTGCCCGGGCACACACAGAACATCCCCTGGGATTGCTGGCCTCCACCACCCATGATACCAAGCGCAGTGAGGATGTCCGGACCCGGCTGGCGCTGCTTTCCGAGATTCCGGAGCAATGGGCGGACGCGGTTTGCAGATGGGCGGGCCGTAACAAGCGCCACCGTACAGGAGCGTTTCCCGATCGTAATACCGAGTATCTTTTATACCAGACCCTGGTCGGGGCCTGGCCCATTGATCTGAAAAGAATAAGTGCCTATATGGAGAAGGCGGTCAAAGAAGCCAAGGCACACACCTCCTGGACAACGCAAAACCAGCCATATGAGCGCGCCCTGGCTGATTTTATTGCAGCAGTAATGGCAGACAAAACCTTTAGCAGCGATCTTGAAAGTTTTGTCGCAGATCTTGTTTTTCCCGGAAGAATCAACAGCCTTGCCCAGACCCTCATAAAACTGACAGCCCCGGGGGTTCCCGACATCTACCAGGGAACTGAACTGTGGGATTTGAGCCTTGTGGACCCGGATAACCGCAGACCTGTGGATTTTGCCCTGCGCCGCCGCCTGCTCACAGAATTGCCTCAATTTTCTCCTGAACAGATTCTGGCCGGAATGGACATGGGTCTGCCCAAACTCTGGGTCATCCGGCAGGCCCTGCATCTGCGCCGCAGCCGCCCCGAACTGTTTGGTCCCCAAGCCGCATACCACCCCTTGTACGCAACCGGAAAAAAAGCGGATCATCTGGTGGCATTTATCCGGGGACAAGCTGTTATTTCTCTGGCCCCAAGGCTTGTTATGAGCCTGGATAATGACTGGGAGGACACCCTCCTGGAATTGCCCCGGGGAAAATGGCATAACATTCTGACAGAAGATGCCACAGCAGGCGGCCCTGTAAGGCTTAAGGAACTGTTGCACCGTTTTCCTGTCGGGTTACTCATACAAAGGAAATAA
- a CDS encoding alpha-1,4-glucan--maltose-1-phosphate maltosyltransferase: MTDIIKRVVIENVTPNVDGGRFPARRVVNDTVVVTADIFVDGHDRLSARLLHRKAGANHWEKTPMQPQVNDLWQAVFIPCELGIYEYTVTAWIDRFETWRSQIEKKIDDDQAVAVELMEGAAMVTEAAGRAQNEDAEQLHLLAGRLLSEEAVEQPTAFVQDTTLSLLMARYPDTGTQIDYPKILPLRIEPHKALYSTWYEMFPRSCADTDPPSHGTFKDCIKRLPYIAGMGFDVLYLPPIHPIGPSHRKGKNNAILAGPGDPGSPWAIGSKEGGHKDIHPELGTLADFRDLLAKAREYGIDIALDMAFQCSPDHPYVSDHPEWFHSRPDGTIQYAENPPKKYQDIYPFAFDCAHYDSLGRELLDVVQYWIDQGVRIFRVDNPHTKPLRFWEWLIAACKEQNPEIIFLAEAFTRPKTMYRLAKGGFTQSYTYFTWRNLKWEIQNYFDTLTRTSVKDFFWPNLWPNTPDILPEFLQLGGRPAFILRLMLAATLSSSYGIYGPAFELCVNKPLPPNGEAYGEEYMDSEKFEIAHWDLNASHTIRPFITRINRIRRENPALQQTRNLIFHPVDKEEMLCFSKYTDDFSNIIFVAANLDPHHAHSAWVRLPFEEMGIPIEKSFQMHDLVSDARYLWHEDYNFLEIDPQVVPVQVFRIRRRMRTENDFDYFM; the protein is encoded by the coding sequence ATGACAGATATTATAAAACGTGTGGTTATTGAAAATGTAACGCCCAATGTTGACGGCGGCCGTTTTCCCGCCAGACGGGTGGTGAATGACACAGTGGTGGTAACAGCAGACATCTTTGTGGACGGACATGACCGGTTGTCGGCCCGGCTGCTGCACCGAAAGGCCGGGGCAAACCACTGGGAAAAAACCCCCATGCAGCCGCAGGTGAACGACCTGTGGCAGGCTGTTTTTATTCCCTGTGAGCTGGGAATCTATGAATACACTGTCACTGCCTGGATAGACCGGTTTGAAACCTGGCGCAGCCAGATTGAAAAAAAGATCGATGATGACCAGGCTGTCGCAGTGGAGTTGATGGAGGGTGCCGCCATGGTCACAGAAGCGGCAGGGCGGGCCCAAAATGAGGATGCTGAACAACTGCACCTTCTGGCAGGCCGGCTTTTGTCAGAAGAGGCGGTAGAGCAGCCGACGGCCTTTGTCCAGGATACAACCCTTAGCCTGCTGATGGCACGCTATCCGGACACAGGCACACAGATTGACTATCCAAAGATATTGCCCCTGCGAATCGAGCCGCACAAGGCCCTTTACAGCACCTGGTATGAAATGTTTCCCCGTTCCTGTGCTGACACGGACCCACCTTCTCACGGCACATTCAAAGACTGTATCAAACGACTCCCCTATATTGCCGGCATGGGGTTTGATGTGCTTTACCTGCCGCCAATCCATCCCATCGGACCCAGCCACAGAAAAGGAAAGAACAATGCGATTCTTGCCGGACCGGGTGATCCCGGCAGTCCCTGGGCCATTGGGTCGAAAGAGGGGGGACACAAGGACATCCATCCAGAACTGGGAACCCTGGCGGATTTCAGGGACCTTTTGGCCAAAGCCCGGGAGTACGGCATTGACATTGCTCTGGATATGGCGTTCCAGTGCAGCCCGGACCATCCCTATGTTTCGGACCATCCTGAATGGTTCCACTCACGTCCCGACGGCACAATTCAGTATGCGGAAAATCCCCCGAAAAAATACCAGGATATTTATCCTTTTGCGTTTGATTGCGCCCATTATGACAGCCTGGGCCGGGAACTGCTGGATGTGGTCCAGTATTGGATAGACCAGGGGGTCCGGATTTTTCGGGTGGACAACCCCCACACCAAACCCTTGCGATTCTGGGAGTGGCTCATTGCCGCATGCAAAGAACAAAATCCTGAGATAATTTTTCTGGCCGAGGCATTCACCCGGCCCAAAACCATGTATAGGCTGGCCAAAGGCGGATTCACCCAGTCCTATACCTATTTTACCTGGCGCAACCTCAAATGGGAAATCCAGAACTATTTTGACACATTGACCCGGACCAGTGTCAAAGACTTTTTCTGGCCCAACCTGTGGCCCAATACCCCGGATATTCTGCCTGAATTTTTGCAGCTGGGCGGGCGGCCAGCATTTATCCTCCGCCTGATGCTGGCTGCAACCCTTTCATCCAGTTACGGCATCTATGGTCCGGCTTTTGAATTGTGTGTGAACAAGCCCCTGCCTCCCAATGGCGAGGCGTATGGCGAAGAGTATATGGATTCGGAAAAATTCGAGATTGCCCATTGGGATCTTAACGCCTCCCATACGATCAGGCCGTTTATCACCAGAATCAACCGGATCAGGCGGGAAAATCCCGCCCTGCAACAGACCCGGAACCTGATTTTCCATCCAGTGGATAAAGAAGAGATGCTGTGCTTCAGCAAATATACAGATGATTTTTCCAACATCATTTTTGTGGCAGCCAATCTTGATCCCCATCACGCCCACAGCGCCTGGGTGCGGCTGCCGTTTGAGGAAATGGGTATACCGATTGAAAAAAGCTTTCAGATGCATGATCTGGTGAGCGATGCCAGATACCTGTGGCATGAGGATTACAATTTTCTGGAAATCGATCCCCAGGTGGTTCCGGTGCAGGTTTTCCGCATCCGGCGGCGGATGCGTACGGAAAATGATTTTGATTATTTCATGTAA
- a CDS encoding glycogen/starch synthase: protein MHIVHMAAENDSLPDAKVGGVADVVRDIAPALADLGHKVSVVMPGYGFLHRIKGAQWTADIRFPFRGTVHEAQLYRVPAKRVHPGVDHYVIHHPFLEAIHAQTGRHQIYVHDPDDQPFFSDGSRFACFCSAAAAALTQGAIPWADVMHLHDWHMALVALLRRYHPACAALKDIRTVFTIHNVALQGVRPLEGSSSSLSAWFPEITCQWLDVADPRWPDTCNLMACGIRLADKVHTVSPAYAREICRPDDLPRFYGAQGLEAVLAHENDTGNLVGILNGCDYPEPRCPPVMEFSEMTRGFQHQIMQWSAGRQTVSSDAFIACHNLSSLCQRLPCPRMVVCSVTRLTEQKVLLMLQGQDNEMSAIARILTALGDDGVYFLLGTGDERFARFFTQLGAEFPNFIFLNGFSDQAAQALYANGDLFLMPSSFEPCGISQMLAMRDGQPCVVHAVGGLRDTVRHDVNGFCFEGSDLNDQAQNFVDTTCQAIHMFRNDLEKWQNIKTGAAAARFLWQDAARQYGEKLYKP, encoded by the coding sequence ATGCATATCGTTCATATGGCTGCGGAAAATGACAGCCTGCCGGATGCCAAGGTGGGCGGTGTGGCAGATGTGGTGCGGGATATTGCACCGGCACTGGCAGACCTTGGGCACAAGGTAAGCGTTGTAATGCCCGGATACGGGTTTTTGCACCGGATCAAAGGGGCCCAATGGACCGCGGATATCAGGTTTCCTTTTCGCGGGACAGTGCATGAAGCACAGCTCTACAGGGTACCGGCAAAGCGTGTGCATCCTGGTGTAGACCATTATGTGATACATCATCCGTTTTTAGAGGCCATACATGCCCAAACAGGCCGGCACCAGATCTATGTGCATGATCCGGATGATCAGCCTTTTTTCAGCGATGGCTCCCGTTTTGCCTGCTTTTGCAGTGCCGCAGCCGCCGCCCTGACCCAGGGTGCCATACCCTGGGCCGATGTGATGCATCTGCATGACTGGCATATGGCCCTTGTGGCGCTGCTGCGCCGATACCATCCTGCCTGCGCAGCATTAAAGGACATCCGGACGGTGTTTACCATCCACAATGTGGCGCTGCAGGGGGTCCGGCCCCTGGAGGGAAGCAGTTCCTCTTTGTCAGCCTGGTTTCCGGAGATCACCTGTCAGTGGCTGGATGTGGCTGATCCACGGTGGCCGGATACCTGCAATCTGATGGCCTGCGGCATCCGCCTGGCAGACAAGGTTCATACGGTGTCACCCGCCTATGCCCGTGAAATTTGCCGGCCCGATGACCTGCCCCGGTTTTATGGTGCCCAGGGACTTGAAGCCGTGCTTGCCCATGAAAATGACACAGGGAATCTGGTGGGCATCCTCAATGGCTGCGATTACCCGGAACCCCGCTGTCCCCCTGTAATGGAATTTTCAGAAATGACCCGCGGTTTTCAGCACCAGATCATGCAGTGGTCTGCCGGTCGACAGACAGTGTCCAGTGACGCCTTTATCGCCTGCCACAACCTTTCCAGCCTGTGTCAGCGCCTTCCTTGCCCCCGAATGGTAGTGTGCAGTGTCACGCGTCTCACCGAACAAAAAGTGCTGCTCATGCTGCAGGGACAGGACAATGAAATGTCAGCCATAGCCCGTATTCTTACGGCATTGGGAGATGATGGGGTGTATTTTCTTCTGGGAACCGGCGATGAACGGTTTGCGCGGTTTTTTACACAACTTGGTGCCGAGTTTCCCAATTTTATTTTTCTTAACGGATTTTCAGATCAGGCAGCCCAGGCCCTTTATGCCAATGGCGATCTTTTTTTGATGCCCAGTTCTTTTGAGCCATGCGGTATCAGCCAGATGCTGGCCATGCGGGATGGACAACCCTGTGTGGTTCATGCTGTCGGCGGTTTGCGCGATACTGTCCGTCACGATGTCAACGGGTTCTGCTTTGAGGGCAGCGATCTGAATGACCAGGCACAAAATTTTGTTGATACCACCTGTCAGGCCATCCATATGTTCAGAAACGACCTTGAAAAATGGCAGAACATTAAAACCGGGGCCGCTGCTGCACGCTTCCTGTGGCAAGACGCGGCTCGGCAGTATGGTGAAAAGTTATACAAGCCTTGA